The following nucleotide sequence is from Juglans microcarpa x Juglans regia isolate MS1-56 chromosome 6D, Jm3101_v1.0, whole genome shotgun sequence.
TTGTTCTGAGCATGGTTAATGTGCATGAATGGTCGGGCTCCCAAAGCCATAATAACAAATCATGATCGAGCAATGAAGAATGCTATTTCTACTGTATTTCCAAATACTTGTCACAGATATTGTCTCTGGCACATCATGCAAAAGCTTACAGAAAAATTGGGATCCCACACCCAATTCAACGTTGGGTTGAAAACTtctattgagagtgctctaTATGATTCGCAAACTTGTGGAGAATTTGAGGACAAGTGGAGGCAACTACTTAATATGTATAATCTTGGTTCTAATGCATGGTTGCAAGGGTTGTACAACGAGAAGACTTTTTAGGTACCAGTttacttgaaaaatgtattttgggcTGGTATGAGCATTACAAAACGATCTGAAAGCATGAATGCTTTTTTTGATGGGTTTGTGCATTCTAGTACAACATTGAAGGAACTTGTTGATCAATTTGACAATGCTCTAAGGAACAAGGTGAAGGTTGAGGCAAAGGTTGATTTCAATTCCTTCAACCAAACAATTCCATGCATATCCCCGTTTGGCATTGAGAAACAGTTTCAAATGATGTATACTAATGCAAAGTTTAAGGAGGTCCAAGAAGAGGTATTGGGgttgattttatgtaattgcACACTTGTTAGCACTAAAGGTTGTGTTTCCACATTTGATGTTTTGGATCAAATTTCCATTGATGATGACCATGTTAAAAATGTGCATTATTCAGTTTACTACAACGAAGAGGAATGCGAATTTAAATGCATGTGTGCGTTGTTTGAGATGAGGAGAGTTTTCTGTAGGCATGCATTTGCTGTATGTCGTATGAAGAAAATTAATGTGCTGccggaaaaatatattttggattgaTGGAGAAAAGATTTAAAGAGGAGATACACACTGGTCAAAAGTAGTTATGATGACTTGCGAGGCAATGCAGATGCACGTAGGTATGAGGTTGTGGTGAAAAGATGTTTGAAATTAGCAACACGTGTATCCCAAAGTGATGAGCATTACAATGCTTTTTTACGCCTGTTAGATGAATTTGAGCATAAATTTGAAGGCTTAACATTTGAGTCAAGACCCTACTCAACCAATGTTAAAGAAAAAGTGGTCGTGGAGAAAGGTAGAAAGATATCAAGCCCCCACGTCCAGGGTAAAGGGAGAACCCCAACGAAAAGGAAGGTTCCGGTTGTATAAAACGACGCAaccaagagagaaaaaacaggtaataacttttttatttgcaATTTGTATATATACTGAACTGCATGGGTATCATTTCCAATAGTCTCTTTTTTTCCTGGAATATAGACTTGCAGGAAAATCTTCGATGATGAATCCCATTCAAGTGAGCTTTTGCTATCTCAACTTGTGTTAGTGTTGATAGTTTTGTTGGTTGAATCTAGCATAGTATTGTCACACAACCAACGTTATTGGATAATGAGGAGGTGTGAAGTTGTCATTTACCATTAGTTTCTTTGTTTAACTGTTTTCaagatattattaatttatttttctgattaattattaaatgtaGAAATTGTTGATCTGCTTGTGTTTCAGAAATGTGACTAAATTGCACTTATGTAATACTGTCGACATTCCAAGCTCAAAGGTGCTATTTCATGGAGAAGCTGAGGCCATTTTAGAATCTGTGTTGCTTTCATCAAATTGTTATTGTGGAGTAGTTGCTAGCAATGTAATTTGCAATTAGTACCTTGTTGTGCTctgtaatttgttatagttgtAGTTGTAATTCCTGTTTAACTTTGCCACTGTATTTTGACACACTTCAGTGGCAGGGTTTTATGTTCTAGCCTGTGTTTGCCACGTATGCCAAAACATGATATTCGTGTGATTAACTTTTGATTTTGATGCTTGATAGTTGTTGGCTGTTGTAATGGTTTGTGTGATTAATCAGGGTCCAGAATGTCATAAATTAGCGTCCAAACACCAAAGAGCATGCTGGAAGCAAAAATATCCAGAATAACGTtacattttgatttaaaaaataaaagcgaCATTGGACGGTGTGTGATGTAAGACTtcgaaatagattttttcttaaaacaataagCCTTGATCGTGGGTCACTCTAGCATAGCTCCCACATTGATAGGTGTGTCTAGGGTGTGTTAATTCTGTATCGCTTGGACACTCTTTTAACAATAatcatttttgctttttcaaatatcaatagGTACTCATTCTCCTTAATTACTTTTTGAGTAAAGATATAGTTTTAAGATATACaaattttgtgtatttattttaaaaaaaatttagagtttattattaaaaaataaattttcatgtaatttttagatttatttactttttataaagagaatGTGTGAACTTGCAAACCatagattgtaaatatcatttatcttaattttttttggcaAGTCAATCATATCTAATcttatttggatgttgagatgaaataggATGCGTattatgtgaatattaataaaatattttgtgaatagtagtaagatgttttaattaagatgttttatgaaattttgagaaagaagagagaaaaagttaaataaaaatatataaatttaaaatattgttagaatataattttttaatataattcttattttataatttgaaaaaattgaatttttagtgtgatttatttgaaagtttgaaagttgtaatgattagatgaaaaaattaaaaattaaaaaatatttatatttgagtggtgtttaaatattaagataaaataaaatgagaagaattaaaatgatctcaacatccaaacttgCCGGAAGTCTgcgtattattattatttatatctaGGGAGGGAGATTTGATCTTAATCAAAGGATATTGGCGGAAGTCTGCGTATTTTTTAGCCAAGTCTATTCCATCTCtatccgtctctctctctctctcaggagCAGAAATATCAGAGACTTCAACACGCTCTTGCTATTTTCTGGAGTTACGTACGTACATTGACGGCAGTGCAAATCAAGTTTCCTAATCTGGTTAATCCCGGTCTCAGTTTTCAAGCTTAAAGCCCCCAACGAATACAGACGAAAACCTGCTCTACTGATCCGCAAACTCGGtctgagattttattaatttttctagaaattaaatattggtcaagaaatatttatatatatctgagaaacaaaagaaaagaaacgaatCGCGCGGATAACTTGTATCTTAAGCATATtgcttatatatgtatataaagaaaaaaaaaaaaaaacttgctgCTCATACaacaattttgatttattcataATTAATGATCTCTATTACAAAGACTTGGCGAAGGGAAAATTATTCATAATAGAGGGATGCTATCATTTTCTcacgttacatattttatatattttaaaattattttttattttatttttattaaactaattgaattgttctatttatcatctatacatcacatatttattatgaaaaaaataaaaaaataaaaaaaaatatgatgtgtgaTGTGTGAGGATGatcataaacaaaattatttataataatattcctGCTCCTCATGGTCCAACactagtacgtacgtacttgatcatcatgatctcttGGAAACCCTGACCTTCAAGCCATATTTCATATGCAGCGTGATAGAGAGACATGGAGAAATAGGATGTCCTTCAACCACTTGAATACGATAATTCCAAAGAATTGCAGGAACAATAGTCTTCatctgaaagaaagaaaggtctTGACCCAAGCAGCTCCTAGGTCCTGTATGGAATGCAATGAACTTGTAAGATGGTACGCGCACTATTCCTCCTCTCTCAGAAATCCATCTCTCGGGTTTGAACTCCAAGCAATCTTCTCCCCATATTCCTTCCATACTTCTCATTGAATAAAGTGACACCAATATCTTCGTGTTCGCATTAACGAGGTGGCCGCTCGGAAGAACGTCTGGTTCAATAGAAAATCTGTTATTGAAAGGTACTGATGGATATAGCCGAAGAGCCTCGCAGATGGCTGCATGGAGATAAACTAGTTTGCTTTGCTCTTCTATGCTGAAATGCCTCCACTTTCCATCATCTTTGGCCTGCAAATTTTCTTTGATCTCTTCTAGTATCTTTTCTTCTACTAAAGGGTGTGTGGCAATAAGCCAGAAAAGCCACGTGAGACCTGCGTTTACAGTGCCTTTCCCAGCTGCTATGAAATTGAATGCAATGTCTCTTAAATATCTGTCAGATCTTCTATAATCATCCGTCTGTGCCACTTCTCCTTTcgcttcttcttgttcttgttctgcCATGCAAGCTGTTAGCATATCAAAGTCCTCGTCCTTCCCATCTTCAACTTGCTCCATTTGGGACATTCTGCGTCTCAAAAATTCTCCTTTCTTTAATGAAATGCACTGGTACAAGAAAGGATCCAAGATCAGCATGACTCTTCTCAGCTTATTCTCTTCTCCTATGTTAAGCCATTTCTGCAACTTCCAAATGCTTTCTGGCACAATATGCCGGTAAAATATGGCCTCCTCTACTCTCTCAAATGCCATTCTGTAATCATCTTCCGGTAATTCAATGGTAAGGCACTTTGGATCAAAACCCATTATCGAAATACAGATATTATCGAAGGTGAACCGCTGAAAAACATCTTGCAAGTCTACCACAGTTCTTTGTCTCGACACATGTTCAAGAACAGGGATTAGGCCTTGCGATACCTTTTGACGCATAGATCTCTCTTGAAACAATTGGAACTTCCCGTGTTTAATAATCGAGTGAATCAACTTTCTGTAGGATTTCCATGACTTCGAGTCAGAATTGAGAATCCCATCTCCAAAAGGCTCAGCAAGCTTCTTGAACTCGGGTCCTTTAGTGTAGTTGGCAAAGTTTTGTGTCGATATATAGCGCACGTTCATGGGATCACAAGTGACCAAAATGTCCATGTTGGCTAACCATGGCCCTTTGAACTGAAAAGTCCCACCATTTTGTTTCAGAACTTGGGTTGCATATTCATGGATATTCGATAACTTACAAAGAAGCCCAGGTAACATTCCAACAAGCGGCCAGTTCGTGACCAGAGTAATTGTTCTCTTCCAACTCCAGATTAGGCAAAGAGGGAGAAAACAAAGAAACGCCACAAGTATTTGAACAAGAACGTCGACATCAATTAGCATGGCGCCCATGATTAGAATATTGGCCGGAGCTGTATCGATCttataagcttttgatgaaTGTTATGTAGGTGAAATATAAAGCAGGCTAGGTATGTCACCTGGGTTTCATAAATTTTGAACTTGGGGATGATGTTTTTGGTTTCCGAACTTCCTCTTTTTATAGTGCATGTGTCCTGGCGTGTGCGCCGGTTTTTATATCATAGCATCGGGAGTATGACCGGCATCGCATGTTGTTCAACCTTTTTCGGTTGATTACTACGACAGGCACAACTTGATCTTGAGGAGTAGTGGTGGTGTAGGGGTGTAGGGGTCCGTcactatttaattttcatatctataatgtttttttatacgGAGTGTCGAggtagtaatttttttttttttttaaataggatATAGAATAGTGAATAATAGCAGACATGCCATTATTTACGTACAAGTAAGGGCAAACAAACAATTTAAGATTCAAACCAATTAATGATCATCAATTAAAGAGTATGACGTATATTTCTATGCTATTATTCACTATTCTATAtcatacttaaaagaaaaaaagaaaaagaaaaaaagaggttaCTACCTCGATACcccgtataaaaaaaaaattataggtatgaaaattaaatagtgACGGACCCCTTCACCCCTACACCACCGCTATTCCTCAAGATAAAGTTGTGCCTGTCGTTGTAatcaacataaatatatatatatattgagaactGAGCTATTGAAACTCacctcaattatttttattttattttattataattcttttaaatttttaaataaaatataataaataaaatattaaaaataatattctaataatattttattcaattcatttaaaactatctcaactcatcatccaaacaatcaaattttgaattatgtttttaatatatagtgatGTTATAGT
It contains:
- the LOC121234578 gene encoding alkane hydroxylase MAH1-like, which translates into the protein MGAMLIDVDVLVQILVAFLCFLPLCLIWSWKRTITLVTNWPLVGMLPGLLCKLSNIHEYATQVLKQNGGTFQFKGPWLANMDILVTCDPMNVRYISTQNFANYTKGPEFKKLAEPFGDGILNSDSKSWKSYRKLIHSIIKHGKFQLFQERSMRQKVSQGLIPVLEHVSRQRTVVDLQDVFQRFTFDNICISIMGFDPKCLTIELPEDDYRMAFERVEEAIFYRHIVPESIWKLQKWLNIGEENKLRRVMLILDPFLYQCISLKKGEFLRRRMSQMEQVEDGKDEDFDMLTACMAEQEQEEAKGEVAQTDDYRRSDRYLRDIAFNFIAAGKGTVNAGLTWLFWLIATHPLVEEKILEEIKENLQAKDDGKWRHFSIEEQSKLVYLHAAICEALRLYPSVPFNNRFSIEPDVLPSGHLVNANTKILVSLYSMRSMEGIWGEDCLEFKPERWISERGGIVRVPSYKFIAFHTGPRSCLGQDLSFFQMKTIVPAILWNYRIQVVEGHPISPCLSITLHMKYGLKVRVSKRS